A window of Fluoribacter dumoffii NY 23 contains these coding sequences:
- a CDS encoding F-box protein: MLNLPYELNILIVQGLSRKDWLSLRLVNSVWKSIITAAATIHLNSIQQQLSELSAINYNSLSQKLILEVESVRMQNRVGESEAEKKLKLICKGVESLREPLAKFLFFTEQLEVLDHALIQKRNSLNPFIFKIGLMSRQGKVNEIIAPALKICNDFSQSSWFQKMLICIKLNPKHHVAQAFAQAILKVEEQKAIIDAEEEDSLRPRINRLLPLPARSDDEQCHIPLTVSLPSLHNILAISPPRIPAPELKSYKSIKRQP; the protein is encoded by the coding sequence ATGCTAAATCTTCCATATGAATTGAATATTTTAATTGTCCAAGGTTTGTCAAGAAAAGATTGGCTTTCTCTACGTTTAGTCAATTCAGTATGGAAATCAATAATCACTGCGGCAGCGACAATACATCTTAACTCAATTCAACAACAGTTATCTGAACTATCAGCTATCAATTACAATTCTCTATCCCAGAAACTCATCCTGGAAGTTGAAAGTGTTCGCATGCAAAATAGAGTCGGTGAGAGTGAAGCAGAGAAAAAATTAAAGTTAATTTGCAAGGGAGTTGAATCTTTAAGAGAACCTTTGGCAAAATTTTTATTCTTTACTGAGCAATTGGAAGTTTTAGATCACGCTTTAATTCAGAAGCGTAATTCCCTCAATCCATTTATTTTCAAAATAGGATTAATGAGCCGGCAAGGCAAAGTGAATGAGATTATTGCCCCTGCACTCAAGATTTGCAATGATTTTAGCCAATCCTCATGGTTTCAAAAAATGCTGATTTGTATCAAATTGAATCCTAAACATCATGTAGCACAAGCATTTGCTCAGGCTATTTTGAAAGTAGAAGAACAAAAAGCGATTATTGATGCAGAGGAAGAAGACTCTCTTAGACCGAGAATAAATCGGCTTTTGCCCTTGCCGGCACGTTCTGATGATGAACAATGTCATATTCCATTAACCGTATCTCTTCCTTCACTCCATAATATACTTGCAATCTCACCACCAAGGATACCTGCACCTGAATTAAAGTCATATAAAAGCATTAAGCGACAACCTTAA
- a CDS encoding CinA family protein has product MMNQQELRELISFLKSHKLKLSTAESCTSGYIIHLLSKVPKSGEVLDTGFVVYSEEAKLKVLGVKKKTIKKFNLTSEEVARETVQGALRYTQANIAVASTGIAASKPMDGIPPGTICFAWLIKHNSKNILVSERVLFKGSKSQKQKLAAAYALKQIPFYFNKLISVLNEKE; this is encoded by the coding sequence ATGATGAATCAACAGGAATTAAGGGAACTCATTTCTTTTTTAAAATCACATAAATTAAAATTAAGCACAGCTGAATCTTGTACTTCAGGATACATTATTCATTTGCTGAGTAAAGTTCCTAAAAGCGGAGAAGTCCTGGATACCGGCTTTGTAGTTTATTCTGAAGAGGCTAAATTGAAGGTTTTAGGAGTCAAGAAAAAAACAATAAAAAAGTTTAACTTGACGAGTGAAGAAGTAGCCCGGGAAACGGTACAGGGCGCTCTCAGATATACCCAGGCGAATATTGCAGTAGCGAGTACGGGGATAGCTGCCTCTAAACCTATGGATGGGATCCCTCCAGGGACCATCTGCTTTGCATGGCTCATTAAACATAATTCAAAAAATATTCTGGTCTCTGAAAGAGTCCTCTTTAAAGGGTCGAAGTCACAAAAACAAAAACTGGCAGCAGCTTATGCTTTAAAACAAATTCCCTTCTATTTTAATAAGTTAATAAGTGTGCTCAATGAAAAAGAATAA
- a CDS encoding NRAMP family divalent metal transporter, with product MKKNKFFRHLGPGLITGISDNDPSGIATCAQSGAKFGFGQLWSVLLMLPLMIAIQEICARIGAVKNRGISSIIKKHYGNKILIPLAFLLFTANTINLGADLGAMSAALSLLIPVNQLIGLIFFTGIILFCIIYFPYKRYVQILKWLCLFILVYPISLFIVRTPWLEVLKNTFVPNITFSSEYFFMLTALFGTSISPYMFIWEAFQEAEENRKMKIFSSHGFAQISNIRLNSLKKDNFIGMFFSQICTWSIIALIGITLHTHGISNINTAADAAKALEPIVDGFPYAGYVAKLIFSLGIIGLGLLSIPILAVSSAYALAVLLNRRSGLSISVKMQDIFI from the coding sequence ATGAAAAAGAATAAATTTTTTCGGCATTTGGGTCCAGGTTTAATTACCGGTATTTCAGATAATGATCCCTCCGGGATTGCAACCTGCGCCCAGTCAGGAGCTAAATTTGGTTTCGGACAACTCTGGTCCGTTTTATTGATGCTTCCGCTTATGATAGCAATACAGGAAATATGCGCACGAATAGGAGCTGTAAAAAACAGGGGGATTTCATCAATTATCAAGAAGCATTATGGGAATAAGATATTGATTCCCCTTGCTTTTTTATTGTTTACCGCCAATACAATCAATTTAGGGGCAGATTTGGGAGCCATGTCCGCCGCCTTAAGTCTTCTTATTCCTGTAAATCAACTGATTGGCTTAATTTTTTTTACCGGAATTATCCTTTTTTGTATTATCTATTTTCCCTATAAAAGATATGTCCAAATATTAAAGTGGTTATGTCTGTTTATTCTTGTGTATCCTATTTCCCTCTTTATTGTACGTACCCCCTGGCTAGAAGTATTAAAAAATACTTTTGTTCCCAATATAACCTTCTCCAGTGAATATTTTTTTATGCTAACTGCATTATTTGGAACCTCTATTTCGCCTTATATGTTTATTTGGGAGGCTTTCCAGGAGGCTGAAGAAAATCGAAAAATGAAAATCTTCAGCTCACATGGCTTTGCTCAAATTTCAAACATAAGATTAAACTCATTAAAAAAAGATAATTTTATTGGGATGTTTTTTTCTCAAATTTGCACCTGGTCCATTATAGCTTTAATAGGAATTACCCTTCATACCCATGGAATAAGCAATATCAATACCGCGGCTGATGCTGCCAAAGCTTTAGAACCTATTGTGGATGGGTTCCCCTATGCAGGATATGTCGCTAAACTAATTTTTTCTCTTGGTATAATTGGGCTTGGGCTCCTCAGCATCCCAATTTTGGCTGTTTCATCGGCTTATGCCCTGGCTGTACTATTAAATCGTAGGAGTGGCCTTTCCATAAGTGTAAAAATGCAAGATATTTTTATTTGA
- a CDS encoding mechanosensitive ion channel family protein, whose product MMKGIIKKKNLRERIIWRSIKWPLILLLCSLLFIFISFLNFSFFLKEWYLVVVISAKLANLFIITAFLLALYNILVYTSIFFIQKLSVSNPPIALILQSLRKSSKIIFILVWLNVLCSIAPPSKQFLLYANKIFTLSLILAISWIGIQILNTFEAFYEKKMLSLSADTRIQVTEIYTKMHLLKNIGFIFLGIITISAILMSFSNVRNMGFSLLASAGFLTAIIGFAGQKTLSAIFSGFWIILNGAIKIGDTLFIDNKWAIVEEITLTNVRLRMKDNHHLIIPISYFLENKVESLGRKGKSLITSIYFYVDFKLPISILRKELDEILDNSMYWDGNIKKILVNKLNESSVQMRIQVSTRDGEKISDFRAEIREKFFNILREKYAEFLPKTRQIGILDQEKKKE is encoded by the coding sequence ATGATGAAAGGGATAATTAAGAAAAAAAACTTACGGGAACGGATCATTTGGCGTTCTATAAAATGGCCGCTTATTCTTTTGTTGTGTAGTTTGCTTTTTATATTTATAAGTTTTTTAAACTTTTCCTTTTTTTTAAAAGAGTGGTATTTGGTCGTAGTTATCAGCGCAAAACTCGCAAATCTTTTTATAATTACCGCATTTTTGCTGGCTTTGTATAATATCCTGGTCTATACCAGCATTTTCTTCATTCAAAAACTAAGTGTATCGAATCCGCCTATCGCTTTGATCTTACAAAGCCTGAGAAAGAGTTCCAAAATTATTTTCATTCTGGTTTGGCTCAATGTACTCTGTTCTATAGCGCCTCCCTCGAAGCAATTCCTACTTTATGCCAATAAAATTTTTACTTTATCCCTCATTTTGGCTATTAGCTGGATAGGAATCCAGATCCTAAATACTTTTGAGGCCTTCTATGAAAAAAAAATGCTATCTCTTTCAGCAGATACTCGCATACAAGTGACTGAAATTTATACCAAAATGCATTTGCTAAAAAACATTGGATTCATATTTTTGGGAATTATTACTATCTCTGCGATTTTAATGAGCTTTAGTAATGTACGTAACATGGGCTTTAGCCTCTTGGCTTCGGCTGGTTTTTTAACCGCCATAATAGGATTTGCAGGCCAAAAAACATTAAGTGCTATTTTCTCGGGGTTTTGGATTATTTTAAACGGGGCAATTAAAATTGGAGATACGTTATTTATAGATAATAAATGGGCTATTGTAGAAGAAATTACCTTAACTAACGTACGTTTACGAATGAAAGATAATCATCATTTAATTATCCCCATAAGTTATTTCCTGGAAAATAAAGTAGAAAGCCTGGGAAGAAAAGGCAAAAGTTTAATAACCAGTATTTATTTTTACGTTGATTTCAAGTTACCTATTTCTATTTTAAGGAAAGAGCTTGATGAAATTTTAGATAATTCAATGTATTGGGATGGAAATATTAAAAAAATTTTAGTTAATAAACTAAATGAAAGTTCGGTTCAGATGCGAATTCAAGTCAGCACAAGGGATGGGGAAAAAATTTCTGATTTCCGGGCCGAAATAAGGGAAAAATTCTTTAATATTTTACGCGAAAAGTACGCTGAATTTCTCCCCAAAACTCGTCAGATCGGGATTTTAGATCAGGAAAAGAAAAAAGAATAA
- a CDS encoding exopolysaccharide biosynthesis protein, with the protein MKISKRLKKFANKISKEITFNELLHQFHAKDNFFLIILLAVPPATPLSFIPGFSALFGACIALICIQLLMGRGKIWFPQKLKMKKIPHNINKGLLKLLPYVEYLEKYIKKRSLWVGSHFLKYVFILIILILSILLMLPVPYIDLVSSSTIMIISIGIIKKDGLLMLGALLLVLIYLILLFYILRTVFILSFSAYNFIKSLIK; encoded by the coding sequence ATGAAAATATCAAAAAGGTTAAAAAAATTTGCCAATAAAATTTCAAAAGAAATTACTTTTAACGAACTTTTACATCAATTTCATGCAAAGGATAATTTCTTTTTAATCATACTATTAGCTGTACCTCCAGCCACTCCCTTATCTTTTATACCAGGCTTTTCAGCACTTTTTGGGGCCTGTATCGCCCTAATATGTATTCAATTATTGATGGGAAGAGGAAAAATATGGTTCCCGCAAAAACTGAAAATGAAAAAAATACCTCATAATATTAATAAGGGCTTGTTGAAGTTACTCCCTTATGTGGAATATTTGGAAAAATATATTAAAAAAAGATCGTTATGGGTAGGTTCGCATTTTCTAAAATACGTTTTCATTTTGATTATTTTAATCCTGAGCATTTTATTAATGCTGCCCGTTCCTTATATAGATTTGGTCTCTTCATCGACCATTATGATTATTTCCATCGGAATAATTAAAAAAGACGGTTTGCTTATGTTAGGGGCGCTTTTATTGGTGTTGATATACCTAATTTTACTTTTTTATATTTTGCGTACTGTCTTCATTTTAAGTTTTAGTGCCTATAATTTTATTAAATCATTAATTAAATAG